A stretch of Gorilla gorilla gorilla isolate KB3781 chromosome 9, NHGRI_mGorGor1-v2.1_pri, whole genome shotgun sequence DNA encodes these proteins:
- the OOSP3 gene encoding oocyte-secreted protein 3 — protein MKDFVRLQSSFLLCMILTLSEQESVSVGCTSSMFWVVAEPTLLGQDHILHSDEASLETGCPVTNVTAKGYEFNYPATECGIQKEVFSYVTVFYSALHCNIMHKGVTGKIPLMCIVYGSSLDTTSSTIHNNLTEFQNDPPSTNSHSPWNLTNASLFGLTRIPYFLFFFFFFFETESRSVEASHQSLLLNMSHPLVHDSANVAIF, from the exons ATGAAAGATTTTGTGAGGTTACAGTCCTCTTTCCTTTTGTGCATGATTTTGACTCTTTCTGAGCAAGAGTCAG tGTCAGTAGGATGTACTTCCTCTATGTTCTGGGTTGTGGCTGAACCAACTTTACTTGGTCAAGATCATATTTTGCATTCTGATGAAGCATCTCTGGAAACTGGCTGTCCTGTAACCAATGTAACTGCGAAGGGATATGAGTTTAATTACCCTGCCACTGAGTGTGGGATTCAGAAAGAG GTTTTCTCATATGTAACAGTTTTTTATTCAGCACTCCACTGTAATATAATGCACAAAGGAGTCACTGGCAAAATTCCTTTGATGTGTATTGTATATGG CTCATCTTTGGATACCACTTCAAGCACTATCCATAACAATCTTACAGAATTCCAAAATGACCCTCCCTCTACCAATTCTCATTCTCCCTGGAACTTAACCAACGCTAGCTTATTTGGATTGACTCGgattccatattttctttttttttttttttttttttttgagacggagtctcgctct gTAGAGGCATCTCATCAGTCACTTCTACTTAATATGTCTCATCCATTAGTCCATGATAGTGCAAATGTAGCTATATTCTAG